From the Chryseobacterium fluminis genome, the window ATATCTGAAAACAGCAATCGTAAGAAATAGTGGATATGCATCTTTTGCCAACCAGACTATTCCTGCAGGTAAAGGAACATTTTTGGGAATTTACAGCAAGTACAATTCAGCTTATCAATTATATATTAATAAGGTGTCAGACCTGAACATGGAGGGAGATAAAGATGGTGATGGAATAGATGAGCATTTTCCTCGTTTGGATGGTCAGACAAAAAACCCATGCAACTTCAGTGAGACAGGGCTGACGGCTAAATCCGTTGCAGATATTAAACAACTCGCAGCTGGATTGGCTCCTAATGGGCTGGTTCAGATCACAGGTGATTTCTACGTTAGAGCACAGATAACCGCTAATGATGAAACCGGAAATTTATTTAAATATCTGTATGTGGAAGATGCTACCGGAGGTATTAGAGTGAATATCAACAGAGCTGACCTGTTTTTAGAAAACAGGTTTAAGGTAGGAAAAGATCTCAATATCAAATTAAAAGGTTTATACATCAGAAATGTAAGTGGAGAGCTTCAGATTGGTTCTAATGATTCCTCTTCTGCAGTCGCTTACAGAATTAAAGATGAAGAAATTTATAAATATTTATTTGATAATAATACCCTTGCAAAATCCGTCGTGGCTACGGAAAGAACAATCTCCCAGCTAAGTTCAGGAGATGTCGGAAGATGGATCAAAATCAAAGATCTTGAGTTTATAGATGGGGATCTCGGAAAAACATATGCAGATGGTACGGCTACATCGAACAGAACTTTAAAAGATTGTACAGGGAATACCGTAACATTAAGGACAAGCGGCCGTGCTATTTTTGGACTGAAAGCTGCCAGTACTATTGAAGTTGCCGGGGGCAGAGGAGATATTTATGCTATCGTAAGCATATTCAATAACACTTATCAGTTATGGATTCCTCAGTTAAATAATATAGTATTCACCAATCCTAGGTGTGACGGTTCGGTTTATAATCCATTAGCCACTATTTATAGTGACGAATTTGCAAACGGAGGATTCAGCGCAGACTGGACGGTAAAAAATGTTTTAGGACCTCAGGTCTGGACGACTTCAAACCAAGGAAACGGGACTAATTATTATGCAGTAATGAATGGTTTTGTAGGATCAAGCAATGCCAATGAAGATTGGTTAATTTCTAAATCGGTAAGTTTAGCAGGAAAAACAAAAGCAATTGTGAACTTTACAACTGACGTTAGATATGCAGGAAATGCTTTACAGGTCTATGCCACGGAGAACTATACAGGAGATCCGGCGACAACCACCTGGGTACAGTTACCGGCGACTTTAGATACCAATACTGCCGCATTTGGAGACTGGGTAAGTTCCGGAAATGTAGATTTAGCTGCTTTCTTAGGTAAAAATGTGAGAATTGCTTTTAAGTATACTTCTACAACTTCAGCCTCTGCAACATGGGAGATTGATGATTTCAAAATTAAAGCGCAATAATAATTTGCATTTAAAATGATAAAGAAAAGGCGGACTTTGTAGTTCGCCTTTCTTATTGGTATCGCGACTTTTACAGAATTTTTAGCATCTTTATTTTAACACGACTTATTTTGTCGCCGGGCAGCACTACTTTTACCAATCATAATAAAAATCAATACGTTATGATGAAGAAAAAGCATAAATCTCTTGGCCGGAACAATAATTAAAATTATATTTACCATGTAAACAACACAAAAAAAATTATAACGATGAAAAATTACCTTAAGAGGGATGCCTTTCTGCGGCATCGCCATCCATCCACCATCATCAGTAAAATAAATCATTAATCAATACGAATATGAAAAAACTCTACAGGAGTGCATTTTTCTTATGCACTATTTTAAATTTTTCTGCCCAGGAAGTAATCTGGCAGAAAGACATCCAATCCAACACCCAGGATTTTCTGAGCCAGGTCACTACGACCATCGACGGGCAATACCTAATTTCGGGAAGCAGCATTCAAAGTACGAAGATACCGTCTGGAGGCGGTAAACAGAACAAGGGCTATGAATTTCATTTAGTTAAACTCAACCAAAAAGGCGAAGAAGTCTGGGAAAAATATTTCTCGGGACAGAATCACGATTTTTTATCGGCAACAGTTGCTACGCAGGAAGGTGGTTTTCTTTTGGCGGGAACTTCATTTTCAGGAAAAGGATTGGATAAAAAAGAAGACTCGAAAGGAGGATCCGATATATGGTTGGTCAGAATTAGTCCTTTTGCTGAAGAAATGTGGCAAAAAACGATTGGCACCGCTTCTGATGAAGAGGCGAGAGCGGTGATCCAGACGACTGACCTGGGATTTTTCGTTGCAGGAAACGTCCAAAACTCAGCTAAAGGGTACGGATCGAAAGACGTTCTGGTGGTAAGACTCGATAAAAACGGGAAAGAATTATCCCAGATCGTTTTAGGAGGGAAAGGACTGGATGAAGTGGAGAAAATGATCCCGACAAAAGATGGAGGTGCACTGCTAGGGA encodes:
- a CDS encoding DUF5689 domain-containing protein; translated protein: MKKYNSIFNYIFIIVSALFITGCVHDDKYNEPDLENYQCRTADYYTKPENNFQKWSLADLKAKPQNVTITEKAYIEGYVSSTDESGNIYKTLYIQDAPVNPTEGLTVSLDMVSTYTRFPQGSKVYIEVKDLAISTYGGVKQLGMITPAGTRILEKEVPNHIFRDCNIRANIVPKVLTMTEMMTANDNLIGCLIQVNNVEFDGRALCTTFAPNGQTVDKTIGEGWDAANKRYLKTAIVRNSGYASFANQTIPAGKGTFLGIYSKYNSAYQLYINKVSDLNMEGDKDGDGIDEHFPRLDGQTKNPCNFSETGLTAKSVADIKQLAAGLAPNGLVQITGDFYVRAQITANDETGNLFKYLYVEDATGGIRVNINRADLFLENRFKVGKDLNIKLKGLYIRNVSGELQIGSNDSSSAVAYRIKDEEIYKYLFDNNTLAKSVVATERTISQLSSGDVGRWIKIKDLEFIDGDLGKTYADGTATSNRTLKDCTGNTVTLRTSGRAIFGLKAASTIEVAGGRGDIYAIVSIFNNTYQLWIPQLNNIVFTNPRCDGSVYNPLATIYSDEFANGGFSADWTVKNVLGPQVWTTSNQGNGTNYYAVMNGFVGSSNANEDWLISKSVSLAGKTKAIVNFTTDVRYAGNALQVYATENYTGDPATTTWVQLPATLDTNTAAFGDWVSSGNVDLAAFLGKNVRIAFKYTSTTSASATWEIDDFKIKAQ